The following proteins are co-located in the Synechococcus sp. PROS-U-1 genome:
- the lipB gene encoding lipoyl(octanoyl) transferase LipB, which produces MPVVIGKLDTAHDSAHPRRAFLFEPDHPVRFDGAWSAQQRWQSNLLDDPSAPEAVWILQHKPCYTLGRGASEEHLHFDPSSPPSPLFRIDRGGEVTHHLPGQLVAYPVLDLRRRTPDLHWYLRQLEQVVLDVLAELGLEGQRLPGLTGLWMDNRKVAAIGVGCRRWITQHGLALNVDCSMQGFEQVTPCGLTGRAVGRLADWLPGLTVAEVQPLLRQALAARFGLVWEVEA; this is translated from the coding sequence GTGCCGGTAGTTATCGGCAAGCTAGATACGGCGCACGATTCGGCCCACCCCCGACGTGCATTTCTTTTCGAGCCCGATCATCCGGTTCGGTTCGATGGGGCCTGGTCGGCGCAGCAGCGCTGGCAGAGCAACCTCCTTGATGATCCGTCAGCGCCGGAGGCGGTCTGGATCCTTCAGCACAAGCCCTGCTACACCCTGGGCCGTGGAGCGAGCGAGGAGCACCTGCATTTCGATCCTTCGAGCCCACCCTCACCCCTTTTCCGGATTGACCGGGGCGGCGAGGTGACCCATCACCTTCCTGGTCAGCTGGTGGCTTATCCGGTGTTGGACCTTCGGCGACGAACTCCCGACTTGCACTGGTATCTCAGGCAGCTTGAGCAAGTCGTGCTGGATGTTCTTGCGGAGTTGGGGTTGGAGGGACAGCGTCTGCCGGGATTGACCGGCCTGTGGATGGACAACCGCAAGGTTGCCGCCATTGGTGTGGGCTGTCGACGTTGGATCACCCAGCACGGTCTGGCCTTAAACGTCGATTGTTCGATGCAGGGGTTTGAGCAGGTCACCCCCTGTGGTCTCACCGGTCGTGCCGTCGGGCGGCTAGCGGACTGGTTGCCAGGGCTGACGGTGGCAGAGGTGCAGCCGCTGTTGCGGCAGGCTCTCGCCGCTCGCTTTGGTCTGGTCTGGGAGGTCGAAGCGTGA
- a CDS encoding DUF1345 domain-containing protein, translating into MNVVTAQSARLRWILLDRYRLLRSFVVGVLISFPLVLLISPREALAIGMLGALGVDVCLVCRAAWRMDEHQTKQFFSTLREKVDHLVERTIGLNLLGFGIISLCVSDLGPHGHISVLPKDLRILIFFFSVLLIWMALHHGFAVHYASLHFRHEPGLDDGSDESIFEFPGDHMPVFFDFVYVAYTIGMTFEMSDVGARTTEVRKIVVVQSLLAFLYTTIAISAFISLFTL; encoded by the coding sequence ATGAATGTCGTGACGGCCCAGAGCGCTCGCTTGCGCTGGATTTTGTTGGATCGCTATCGCCTGCTTCGCTCGTTTGTTGTGGGTGTCTTGATCAGTTTTCCGCTGGTCTTGTTGATCAGTCCTCGAGAGGCGTTGGCCATCGGGATGCTCGGCGCACTGGGTGTGGATGTTTGCCTGGTTTGCAGAGCCGCCTGGCGGATGGATGAACATCAGACCAAGCAATTCTTTTCCACGCTTCGGGAAAAGGTTGATCATCTGGTGGAACGCACAATTGGTCTTAACTTGCTGGGTTTTGGAATCATTAGCCTTTGTGTCAGTGATCTGGGGCCCCATGGCCATATCTCTGTTTTGCCAAAAGATTTGAGAATCCTGATTTTTTTCTTCTCCGTCTTGTTGATCTGGATGGCTTTGCATCACGGATTTGCTGTGCACTATGCAAGTCTTCATTTCAGGCATGAACCTGGGTTGGATGATGGTTCTGATGAATCAATTTTTGAATTTCCAGGTGACCATATGCCGGTCTTTTTTGACTTTGTCTACGTCGCTTATACCATTGGAATGACATTTGAAATGTCGGATGTTGGTGCACGAACCACAGAGGTTCGAAAGATTGTTGTTGTGCAGTCTCTGCTCGCTTTTCTCTATACAACGATTGCTATTTCTGCCTTCATCAGCCTGTTCACGCTGTAA
- the cysK gene encoding cysteine synthase A produces the protein MSRIYDDNSQAIGNTPLVKLNNVTKNCKATVLAKIEGRNPAYSVKCRIGANMIWDAEKSGKLSKGKVIVEPTSGNTGIALAFTAAARGYKLILTMPESMSIERRRVMAVLGAELILTEAAKGMPGAIAKAKEIADSDTAKYFMPGQFDNPANPEIHFKTTGPEIWNDCDGAIDVLVAGVGTGGTITGVSRYIKNEAGKAIESVAVEPTNSPVITQTMNGEDVKPGPHKIQGIGAGFIPKNLDLSVVDKVEQVTNEESIAMALRLAQEEGLLVGISCGAAAAAAIRLAEKDEYAGKTIVVVLPDLAERYLSSVMFAEVPTGIIEQPVAV, from the coding sequence ATGTCCCGCATTTACGACGACAACAGCCAGGCCATCGGCAACACCCCGCTGGTGAAGCTGAACAACGTCACCAAGAATTGCAAGGCCACCGTGCTGGCCAAAATCGAAGGTCGCAACCCCGCGTACAGCGTCAAGTGCCGGATCGGCGCCAACATGATCTGGGACGCTGAAAAAAGCGGGAAGCTCAGCAAAGGCAAGGTGATTGTTGAACCCACCTCCGGCAACACCGGCATCGCCCTGGCCTTCACTGCGGCTGCCCGGGGTTACAAGCTGATCCTGACGATGCCTGAATCGATGTCGATCGAGCGTCGTCGGGTCATGGCGGTTCTCGGCGCCGAACTGATCCTCACGGAAGCCGCCAAGGGCATGCCTGGCGCCATCGCCAAGGCGAAAGAAATCGCCGATAGCGACACGGCGAAGTACTTCATGCCTGGTCAATTCGACAATCCCGCCAACCCTGAGATCCACTTCAAGACCACTGGTCCGGAGATCTGGAACGATTGCGATGGCGCCATCGATGTGCTGGTGGCCGGCGTTGGCACAGGCGGCACGATCACCGGCGTCTCCCGCTACATCAAAAATGAAGCCGGAAAAGCCATCGAATCTGTGGCTGTCGAGCCGACCAACAGCCCGGTGATTACCCAAACCATGAATGGTGAGGACGTCAAACCTGGCCCCCACAAGATTCAGGGCATCGGCGCCGGCTTCATCCCCAAAAACCTCGATCTTTCCGTGGTCGACAAGGTGGAGCAGGTAACCAACGAGGAATCCATCGCGATGGCCCTTCGTCTGGCTCAGGAGGAAGGGCTGCTCGTCGGCATTTCCTGCGGTGCCGCTGCAGCCGCGGCCATTCGTCTGGCGGAGAAAGATGAGTACGCCGGCAAAACCATCGTGGTCGTCTTGCCCGACCTGGCCGAGCGTTACCTTTCCTCTGTGATGTTCGCTGAGGTGCCGACCGGCATCATCGAGCAACCGGTGGCTGTCTGA
- a CDS encoding PLP-dependent transferase encodes MSPRNLLNDPAWQGSDLGQPLPDFPHAVSVALPRWRDVIAYEEKDPACRDVLQTIYPRFGLHPLIRKLVQPSELEGTTVWPYPTEAAARAALAHCQRKAPDDHCELIAIAGVSCLRSNAAASPHAKAFWQHTGLGLSSRQAAIALGQEAPPTSEDGEAARRAIRQRLADIHGVEPDQISLHPAGMAGLHAALTAVQSLRPGRSTLQLGFPYVDVLKQPRVVFHGGDLLQPQDLAEVEAALDQLEPAAVIVELPSNPLLRCVDLPAVSAMARARGIPVIADDTIGTGINLNALPYADLIFTSLTKSFAGRGDVMAGSLLVSPQSPWARTLLNAVIEVAGLGDADAIALDIASRDVEERAPQLDAHALVLAERLEAHPAVERVLHPKDCPNFRTLMRSGAGHGCLLSFELKQGRQQAQLVYDALRVSKGPSLGTNFTLACPYTQLAHYDELAWAERCGVAADLLRVSVGLEDPDELWMRFQQALDS; translated from the coding sequence GTGAGTCCCCGCAATCTGCTCAACGATCCGGCCTGGCAGGGCTCTGATCTCGGCCAGCCCCTGCCGGACTTCCCCCATGCGGTGTCCGTTGCGCTGCCGCGCTGGCGCGATGTGATCGCCTACGAAGAGAAGGATCCGGCCTGCCGCGATGTCCTGCAAACCATCTATCCCCGCTTCGGCCTGCATCCGCTGATCCGAAAACTGGTCCAACCATCGGAGCTTGAAGGCACCACGGTTTGGCCCTACCCCACCGAAGCCGCAGCCCGGGCGGCTCTGGCCCACTGCCAACGCAAGGCACCAGACGACCACTGCGAGTTGATCGCCATTGCCGGCGTGTCCTGCCTGCGCAGCAACGCAGCGGCCAGCCCCCATGCCAAGGCGTTCTGGCAGCACACCGGCCTGGGCCTCTCCTCCCGCCAGGCCGCGATCGCCCTGGGTCAGGAAGCGCCTCCCACAAGCGAAGACGGCGAAGCAGCACGACGTGCCATTCGACAACGGCTAGCCGACATCCACGGTGTGGAGCCTGACCAGATCAGCCTTCATCCGGCCGGCATGGCAGGGCTCCATGCAGCCCTCACGGCGGTGCAAAGCCTGCGGCCAGGACGCAGCACATTGCAACTGGGCTTTCCTTACGTGGATGTGTTGAAGCAACCGCGGGTGGTCTTCCACGGCGGAGACCTGCTTCAACCGCAAGACCTGGCAGAGGTTGAAGCAGCGCTGGATCAACTGGAGCCCGCCGCCGTGATTGTGGAGCTTCCCAGCAACCCGCTCCTGCGCTGTGTTGATTTGCCGGCCGTATCGGCCATGGCCCGCGCCCGTGGCATCCCCGTGATCGCCGACGACACGATTGGCACCGGAATCAACCTCAATGCCTTGCCCTATGCGGATCTGATCTTCACCTCGCTGACCAAGAGCTTTGCTGGGCGTGGTGATGTGATGGCTGGCAGCTTGTTGGTGAGTCCCCAGTCGCCCTGGGCCAGAACGTTGCTCAACGCCGTCATCGAGGTGGCTGGTCTCGGCGATGCCGATGCCATCGCCCTGGACATCGCAAGCCGAGATGTAGAAGAACGGGCACCACAGCTGGATGCCCATGCGCTCGTTCTCGCCGAGCGGCTGGAAGCCCATCCAGCCGTCGAACGGGTGCTGCATCCCAAAGACTGTCCCAACTTCCGCACCTTGATGCGCAGCGGAGCCGGTCACGGCTGCCTGCTCTCGTTCGAACTGAAGCAAGGGCGTCAGCAGGCGCAGTTGGTGTACGACGCTTTACGCGTCAGCAAAGGGCCCAGCCTTGGCACCAATTTCACCTTGGCTTGTCCTTACACCCAACTCGCCCACTACGACGAACTGGCCTGGGCGGAGCGCTGCGGTGTCGCCGCTGATTTACTCAGGGTGTCGGTGGGTTTGGAAGACCCCGACGAACTTTGGATGCGCTTTCAGCAAGCTTTGGATAGCTAA
- the queA gene encoding tRNA preQ1(34) S-adenosylmethionine ribosyltransferase-isomerase QueA: MPDPRDHQLSSYDYPLPPERIAQAPVEPRHSARLLTVPPQGEPSLRAGHRQVWDLLDLLQPGDLLVVNDTRVLKARLAVRRSGGGLSELLVLEPRGEGRWLCLARPAKRMRPGDSLTIDGTSIRLKVLAEDPASGGRVVQFPSDCRDAETIEALLNDVGEVPLPPYIERHDPSDAERYQTRYADRPGAVAAPTAGLHFSDELLAGLQQKGVDLARITLHVGLGTFRPVETEDLTALELHSEWVDVSPAVVEAVQGCRGRVIAVGTTSVRALEGAAQAHGGVLMPYTGPVDLVIQPGYQFKVIQALLTNFHLPKSSLLLLVSALIGRTRLLTLYADAIAQEYRFFSYGDAMWIDAAAVQPHARPSHSFD; this comes from the coding sequence GTGCCTGACCCCAGGGACCATCAACTCAGCAGCTACGACTACCCGCTGCCGCCGGAGCGCATTGCTCAGGCGCCGGTCGAGCCTCGTCACAGTGCTCGGTTGTTGACGGTTCCTCCCCAGGGGGAGCCGTCGTTGCGGGCGGGTCATCGACAGGTGTGGGATCTGCTTGATCTGCTGCAGCCCGGTGATCTGCTGGTGGTGAATGACACCCGGGTGCTCAAGGCCCGATTGGCGGTGCGTCGTTCCGGGGGCGGTCTGTCCGAATTGCTGGTGCTCGAGCCGCGGGGGGAGGGACGCTGGCTGTGTCTGGCCCGTCCCGCCAAGCGTATGCGGCCAGGCGACAGCCTCACGATTGATGGAACCTCCATCCGCCTCAAGGTGCTTGCTGAAGATCCCGCCAGCGGTGGCCGGGTGGTGCAGTTCCCCAGTGATTGCAGGGATGCCGAAACCATTGAGGCCTTGCTCAATGACGTGGGTGAGGTGCCTTTACCGCCCTACATCGAACGGCACGATCCCAGTGATGCCGAGCGTTATCAGACCCGTTACGCCGATCGGCCCGGTGCAGTGGCTGCCCCGACGGCTGGACTGCACTTCAGTGATGAACTGCTGGCGGGCTTGCAGCAGAAAGGGGTGGATCTGGCTCGGATCACCCTGCATGTGGGCCTCGGCACCTTTCGCCCTGTTGAAACGGAAGATCTCACCGCCTTGGAGCTTCACAGTGAATGGGTCGATGTCAGCCCCGCTGTGGTGGAGGCAGTGCAGGGTTGTCGAGGCCGTGTGATTGCTGTGGGCACAACGAGTGTTCGTGCCCTGGAGGGAGCCGCTCAGGCCCATGGCGGCGTCCTGATGCCGTACACGGGGCCGGTGGATCTGGTGATTCAGCCCGGGTACCAGTTCAAGGTGATTCAAGCCCTGCTCACCAACTTTCATTTGCCCAAAAGCTCCTTGCTTCTGTTGGTGAGTGCCCTGATTGGTCGGACAAGGTTGTTAACGCTGTATGCCGATGCGATCGCCCAGGAGTATCGCTTTTTCTCATACGGCGATGCCATGTGGATTGATGCTGCAGCGGTGCAGCCCCATGCCCGCCCATCGCATTCCTTTGATTGA
- a CDS encoding dihydrolipoamide acetyltransferase family protein, protein MATTDIFMPALSSTMTEGKIVEWLKQPGDKVARGESVLVVESDKADMDVESFQDGYLAAVLMPAGSTAPVGETIGLIVETEAEIADAQAKAPSAPAAAPAPAPAPTPAAVQAPAPTPAPSPAPVAAPAPSAPVVNDGRIVASPRAKKLASQMGVDLATVRGSGPHGRIQAEDVQQASGQPISVPRVAEGSAPAATGQPEAASAAPASPAGNSFGRPGETVAFNTLQGAVNKNMEASLAVPCFRVGYTITTDKLDAFYKQVKPKGVTMTALLAKAVAVTLARHPQVNAATTAAGMAYPADVNVAVAVAMEDGGLITPVLRNADRTDLYEMSRQWGDLVKRSRSKQLQPEEYSTGTFTLSNLGMFGVDRFDAILPPGTGAILAVAASRPTVVAGKDGSIAVKRQMQVNLTADHRVIYGADGAAFLKDLAQLIETRPESLAL, encoded by the coding sequence TTGGCGACCACAGACATCTTCATGCCTGCCCTTAGCTCCACCATGACGGAGGGCAAAATCGTGGAGTGGCTGAAACAGCCCGGCGACAAGGTGGCTCGGGGTGAGTCCGTTCTTGTCGTGGAGTCCGACAAGGCGGACATGGACGTTGAGTCATTCCAGGACGGCTACTTGGCTGCCGTGCTGATGCCTGCTGGCAGCACAGCACCGGTGGGCGAAACCATCGGCCTGATTGTTGAAACCGAAGCTGAGATCGCCGATGCGCAGGCCAAGGCCCCCAGCGCTCCTGCTGCGGCGCCCGCCCCTGCACCGGCTCCGACACCCGCCGCGGTCCAGGCGCCCGCACCAACCCCTGCGCCTTCACCAGCCCCTGTCGCCGCCCCCGCCCCGTCAGCACCGGTTGTGAATGATGGCCGCATCGTGGCGAGCCCCCGGGCCAAAAAGCTCGCCTCCCAGATGGGCGTGGACCTGGCCACGGTGCGTGGCAGCGGGCCCCACGGACGGATTCAGGCGGAAGACGTTCAGCAAGCCTCCGGGCAGCCCATTTCGGTGCCCCGAGTTGCAGAGGGTTCGGCTCCAGCGGCTACGGGACAGCCGGAGGCCGCTTCAGCTGCCCCTGCTTCTCCCGCTGGCAACAGTTTTGGTCGGCCCGGAGAAACCGTTGCCTTCAACACCCTGCAGGGTGCGGTGAACAAAAACATGGAGGCCAGCCTGGCGGTTCCCTGCTTCCGCGTCGGCTACACCATCACCACCGACAAGTTGGATGCCTTCTACAAACAGGTGAAGCCGAAGGGTGTCACGATGACGGCGCTGCTTGCCAAGGCGGTGGCCGTCACCCTGGCGCGTCACCCTCAGGTGAATGCAGCCACCACTGCGGCTGGAATGGCCTACCCCGCTGATGTCAACGTCGCCGTCGCGGTGGCGATGGAAGACGGTGGCTTGATCACACCGGTGCTGCGCAATGCCGATCGCACCGACCTCTATGAGATGTCGCGTCAGTGGGGCGATCTGGTCAAGCGGTCCCGCAGCAAGCAGCTGCAGCCCGAGGAATATTCAACGGGCACCTTCACCCTCTCCAACCTCGGCATGTTCGGCGTCGATCGCTTCGACGCGATCCTTCCCCCAGGCACTGGTGCGATCCTTGCTGTGGCGGCATCACGTCCCACGGTGGTGGCAGGCAAGGACGGCTCCATCGCCGTCAAGCGTCAGATGCAGGTCAACCTAACGGCGGATCACCGGGTGATTTACGGCGCCGATGGCGCTGCATTCCTGAAGGATCTCGCTCAACTGATTGAGACCCGTCCGGAAAGCCTGGCGCTCTGA
- the hpf gene encoding ribosome hibernation-promoting factor, HPF/YfiA family, translating into MKLLIHGRNLEITPALRDYTQTKLERVTAHFGGAVREADVHLSVARNPRVPQQTAEVTVFANGTVIRAQERSENLYASIDLAAGKLARQLRRWKERHSDHHHSHGHSASHTPSTDVVNDDTPVEGSLLHGREAELPDPGVRRKYFAMPPMSLDDARRQLDLIDHDFYLFREKDSDQLQVIYRRNHGGYGVIQARD; encoded by the coding sequence ATGAAGTTGCTGATCCATGGTCGCAACCTCGAGATCACGCCGGCTTTGCGGGACTACACCCAAACCAAACTGGAGCGGGTCACAGCGCACTTCGGGGGTGCTGTACGCGAAGCGGACGTCCACCTTTCGGTGGCACGCAATCCCAGGGTTCCGCAACAGACCGCAGAGGTGACGGTCTTTGCCAACGGGACCGTGATCCGAGCCCAGGAACGCAGTGAAAACCTCTACGCCAGCATCGATCTCGCCGCCGGCAAACTTGCCCGCCAGCTGCGCCGCTGGAAGGAACGCCACAGCGATCACCACCACAGCCATGGTCACAGCGCCAGCCACACCCCCAGCACGGATGTGGTCAACGACGACACCCCCGTTGAGGGCTCTCTACTGCATGGGAGAGAGGCGGAACTGCCGGACCCCGGTGTCCGACGGAAATATTTCGCCATGCCACCCATGAGCCTGGATGACGCTCGCCGCCAGTTGGATCTAATCGACCACGACTTTTATTTGTTCCGCGAAAAGGACAGTGATCAATTGCAGGTGATCTACCGACGCAACCACGGGGGATATGGCGTGATTCAGGCTCGTGACTGA
- a CDS encoding AMP-binding protein: MTASWSPTARETDALQRHAHVQTLQRVDAIWLWLADRHGAIAAVDAPHAAHPERFNFGELAERIATAAAAFRVRGVKEGDVVALFAENSPRWLVADQGLMRAGAADAVRGASAPVEELRYILTDCQATALVVQNAEVWRRLDLPPEQRALLRFVLQLEGEPAEGTIGWETFLSSGAGCDPVRSAGGREAVATVLYTSGTTGQPKGVPLTHANLLHQMSSLACVAYPEPGAPVLSVLPIWHAYERSASYYFFSCGCTQTYTTIKQLKKDLPRVRPIAMATVPRLWEAVQAGFEDVLKTFPPSRQRLLRAALANSAAQRQARRTARNLLLDPVSASGRLRALGSAALRWPLHALASALIWPKLRRQLSGGQLAYPISGGGAIAPHIDAFFEAVGIELLVGYGLTETSPVVSCRRPWRNIRGSSGLPMPQTEFRIVDPDNGQPLAFRQRGRVMVKGPQVMVGYLGKPEASAKVLDAEGWFDTGDLGMLLPDGSVALTGRAKDTIVLSSGENIEPGPLEEALVASPLIEQVMLVGQDERQLGGLIVPRAEAIVVWAAEAGVSVAQDLGGQPGDPVLLKLLMRECNRLLKQRVGSRGDERLNGVVLVDPFSIENGLLTQTLKQRRDRITSRDQHLIDALYGR; this comes from the coding sequence ATGACGGCCAGCTGGAGCCCGACGGCGCGCGAAACAGACGCTCTGCAGCGTCATGCCCATGTTCAGACGTTGCAGAGGGTTGATGCCATTTGGCTATGGCTCGCCGACCGCCATGGGGCGATTGCTGCGGTGGATGCCCCCCATGCGGCTCACCCCGAACGATTCAATTTCGGCGAACTGGCTGAGCGCATTGCCACCGCCGCCGCTGCTTTTCGCGTCCGCGGCGTGAAGGAGGGGGATGTGGTGGCACTTTTTGCTGAGAACAGCCCCCGCTGGCTCGTGGCTGATCAGGGCCTGATGCGTGCCGGCGCCGCTGATGCCGTGCGCGGAGCCTCTGCGCCTGTGGAAGAGCTGCGTTACATCCTCACGGATTGCCAGGCGACAGCCCTTGTTGTTCAGAACGCTGAGGTGTGGCGTCGTCTGGACCTTCCGCCAGAACAACGGGCTCTGTTGCGCTTTGTGCTTCAGCTGGAAGGGGAGCCAGCCGAGGGGACCATCGGCTGGGAGACATTCCTGTCGTCGGGGGCGGGATGTGATCCCGTTCGTTCGGCTGGGGGGCGAGAGGCCGTCGCCACTGTTCTGTACACCTCCGGGACGACCGGGCAGCCCAAGGGGGTCCCATTGACCCACGCCAACCTGTTGCATCAGATGAGCTCACTGGCTTGCGTGGCCTATCCCGAGCCCGGTGCTCCGGTGCTGAGTGTGCTGCCCATCTGGCATGCCTATGAGCGCAGCGCCAGTTACTACTTTTTCTCCTGCGGCTGTACGCAGACCTACACAACCATCAAGCAGCTGAAGAAGGATCTGCCGCGGGTCCGGCCGATTGCGATGGCCACCGTCCCCCGGCTGTGGGAGGCGGTTCAAGCTGGTTTTGAAGATGTGCTCAAGACCTTCCCCCCGTCACGACAACGCTTGCTCCGGGCGGCTTTGGCCAACAGTGCTGCCCAGCGCCAAGCCAGGCGAACGGCGCGCAACCTCCTTCTGGATCCGGTGTCAGCCTCCGGCCGGCTGCGTGCCCTCGGTTCCGCTGCGCTGCGCTGGCCCCTGCATGCTCTGGCATCGGCCTTGATCTGGCCGAAGCTGCGGCGGCAGCTCAGCGGTGGCCAGCTTGCCTATCCGATCAGCGGTGGCGGTGCCATCGCGCCACACATCGATGCCTTTTTTGAAGCCGTGGGCATTGAGCTGTTGGTGGGCTATGGCCTTACGGAAACCAGCCCTGTGGTGAGTTGCAGACGACCTTGGCGCAACATTCGCGGCAGTTCGGGGTTGCCCATGCCGCAGACCGAATTCCGGATTGTGGATCCCGACAACGGTCAGCCCCTGGCCTTCAGGCAACGGGGTCGGGTGATGGTGAAAGGCCCCCAGGTGATGGTGGGGTATCTCGGAAAACCTGAGGCCAGCGCCAAGGTTCTCGATGCAGAGGGGTGGTTTGACACCGGTGATCTCGGCATGCTTCTGCCAGATGGTTCCGTGGCCCTCACCGGCCGGGCCAAGGACACGATTGTGTTGAGCAGTGGTGAGAACATCGAGCCCGGCCCCCTGGAAGAAGCTCTGGTGGCCAGCCCCCTAATCGAGCAGGTGATGCTGGTGGGTCAGGACGAACGCCAGCTCGGTGGCTTGATCGTTCCCCGTGCGGAGGCGATCGTTGTCTGGGCGGCTGAAGCCGGCGTGAGCGTGGCTCAAGATCTGGGTGGTCAACCTGGAGATCCGGTGCTGCTCAAACTGTTGATGCGCGAATGCAACAGGCTGCTCAAGCAGAGGGTTGGATCCCGGGGTGATGAGCGCTTGAACGGGGTGGTTCTCGTGGATCCCTTCAGCATTGAGAACGGGCTCCTGACCCAGACCCTCAAGCAGCGCCGTGATCGCATCACCAGTCGTGATCAGCATTTGATTGATGCCCTCTACGGCCGCTGA
- a CDS encoding YlqD family protein, with amino-acid sequence MSDATSLTIKRPITVRAVVTPTWKEEAERELSNGIATADQQLAQLEQEGQDVVDQVRRQSANPLDPRVQEQVAQIQQQVAAKRAELEEQKRNLLQQQAQVRELEMDQIVEQGQLESTCELSVGDNLVQKMQVAIVVKDGVVQSIEEA; translated from the coding sequence ATGTCCGACGCCACCTCCTTGACGATCAAGCGTCCGATCACCGTCCGCGCCGTGGTGACGCCCACCTGGAAAGAAGAAGCAGAGCGCGAGCTCAGCAATGGCATTGCGACGGCAGACCAGCAGCTGGCGCAGCTGGAACAGGAGGGTCAGGACGTTGTGGATCAGGTGCGTCGCCAGAGCGCCAATCCCCTCGATCCACGGGTACAGGAACAGGTGGCGCAGATCCAACAGCAGGTGGCGGCGAAGCGAGCCGAGCTGGAGGAGCAAAAGCGCAACCTGCTTCAGCAGCAGGCGCAGGTCCGCGAACTGGAGATGGATCAGATCGTTGAGCAGGGACAGCTGGAGAGCACCTGTGAGCTGAGCGTTGGCGACAACCTTGTTCAGAAGATGCAGGTGGCCATCGTTGTGAAGGACGGCGTTGTTCAGTCGATTGAGGAGGCCTGA
- a CDS encoding PLP-dependent aspartate aminotransferase family protein: protein MSTGLNTRVIHHGDSYAGDTGTVMPPIFPTSTFAHGNAGGFDYTRSGNPNFRILDGVLASVEGCAHATVFASGVSAITAVVSQLKQGDLVLCEENLYGCTVRLFEQVFAKFGLKTAWVDFTQPEALETIQSQKPAMVWLESPTNPLLKVIDLEAVCAITQHLGIPVVVDNTFATALVQRPLDLGATLSLTSTTKYINGHSDALGGAVCTNDPEWHQKMVFSQKALGLQPSPFDCWLITRGIKTLPLRLKQQMANAAALADQLAGHAKVNWVRYPHRSDHPQHQVATRQMRAGGAIVTVSFNASQEQTYALCKQLRWFTMAESLGGIESLICHPATMTHAAVSAEVKAKLGIDDGLVRFSVGCEDLADLQADLEQALELLA from the coding sequence GTGAGCACAGGCCTGAACACCCGGGTGATTCACCACGGCGACAGCTACGCGGGAGACACCGGCACGGTGATGCCGCCGATTTTTCCCACCAGCACCTTTGCCCATGGCAACGCAGGAGGATTTGATTACACCCGTTCCGGCAACCCCAACTTCCGCATCCTCGATGGGGTGCTGGCCTCGGTTGAGGGCTGCGCCCATGCCACCGTCTTCGCCTCCGGTGTCAGCGCGATCACCGCTGTGGTCTCCCAGCTGAAACAGGGCGATCTGGTGCTCTGTGAAGAGAACCTCTACGGCTGCACCGTGCGCCTGTTCGAGCAGGTGTTCGCCAAGTTTGGGCTCAAAACCGCTTGGGTGGACTTCACCCAGCCGGAAGCACTGGAGACGATCCAATCCCAGAAGCCCGCAATGGTCTGGCTGGAGAGTCCCACCAACCCCCTGCTCAAGGTGATCGACCTTGAAGCTGTCTGCGCCATCACTCAACACCTCGGGATCCCCGTGGTTGTTGACAACACCTTTGCCACTGCCCTGGTGCAGCGCCCTCTGGATCTCGGCGCCACGCTCTCGCTTACCAGCACGACCAAATACATCAACGGCCACTCCGATGCCCTCGGTGGAGCCGTCTGCACCAACGATCCCGAGTGGCACCAGAAGATGGTGTTCTCCCAAAAGGCTTTGGGCCTGCAGCCATCACCCTTTGATTGCTGGCTGATCACGCGAGGCATCAAGACCCTGCCGCTTCGGCTGAAGCAGCAGATGGCCAATGCCGCGGCCCTGGCCGATCAACTGGCGGGGCACGCCAAGGTGAACTGGGTGCGTTACCCCCACCGCAGCGATCACCCCCAGCATCAGGTGGCAACCCGTCAGATGCGCGCCGGTGGCGCCATCGTGACGGTGAGCTTCAACGCCAGCCAGGAGCAGACCTATGCCCTCTGCAAACAACTGCGTTGGTTCACCATGGCCGAAAGCCTGGGCGGCATCGAAAGCCTGATCTGCCACCCCGCCACCATGACCCACGCCGCGGTGTCGGCCGAGGTGAAGGCCAAGCTGGGCATTGATGATGGCCTGGTGCGCTTCTCAGTGGGCTGTGAAGACCTCGCCGATCTTCAAGCTGATCTGGAGCAGGCCCTGGAGCTGCTGGCGTGA